Proteins encoded by one window of Deltaproteobacteria bacterium HGW-Deltaproteobacteria-4:
- the pgaB gene encoding poly-beta-1,6-N-acetyl-D-glucosamine N-deacetylase PgaB — MMRIRIVFLLLLILSALAPTPARAFVALSYHDVQDVVDDPDGMAVSRDNLVAQFSWLRENGYTPVSIDTLLAAQRGERPLPDKAVLLTFDDGYASFYTKVFPLLKAFNYPAVLALVGSWLEVPATGQVAYGDSLVPRERFMNWGQIREVGASGLVEISSHSYDLHRGIPANPQGNVQPAMTTLRYDAASGRYEMDETYLKRLRADLARNSALLKTQLGSKPRVMVWPYGEYNRHAQELAVEAGMPITLTLDVGKNDPQALGAVRRVLILDNPSLADFVWQMRNPQWQKPPPIRVVHVDLDYVYDPDPAQQETNLGLLLDRIQKLGVNTVYLQAFADPDGDGVADALYFPNRHLPLRADLFNRVAWQLRVRTGVQVYAWMPVLAFTLGDEADQVLAWSEDNSVSPDPHQYRRLSPFSPRARQLAAELYEDLAKHAAFAGLLFHDDALLSDFEDANPASLTAYQAAGLPGDIGAIRTDEAHKRVWTRLKGEALHDFTAHLAERVRTWRPAVKTARNHYARPVLERDSEAWFAQSLPRFLEKYDYTAVMAMPYMEGAEDPDAWLHTIVQSVAKVPGGLDKAVFELQSVDWRRSNEAIPGSVLAQQMRLLTREGARHYGYYPDNFFHNQPRAEDLMPIMSLRTYPYLP, encoded by the coding sequence ATGATGCGGATTAGAATTGTTTTCTTGTTGCTCCTGATCCTGAGCGCACTGGCCCCCACACCGGCCCGCGCCTTCGTTGCCTTATCCTACCACGATGTGCAGGACGTGGTGGATGATCCTGACGGCATGGCGGTGTCGCGTGATAACCTCGTCGCCCAGTTCAGCTGGCTGCGGGAGAACGGTTATACGCCGGTGAGCATCGATACTTTGCTGGCGGCGCAACGCGGCGAGCGGCCCCTGCCGGACAAGGCGGTACTGCTGACTTTTGATGACGGCTACGCGAGTTTCTATACCAAGGTGTTCCCCCTGCTCAAAGCTTTCAATTACCCGGCAGTGCTGGCCCTGGTCGGCAGCTGGCTGGAAGTTCCGGCAACGGGGCAGGTTGCCTACGGTGACTCTCTGGTGCCGCGCGAGCGCTTCATGAACTGGGGACAGATTCGCGAGGTCGGCGCCTCGGGCCTGGTGGAAATTAGTTCACACAGTTACGACCTGCACCGTGGCATTCCGGCCAATCCCCAGGGCAACGTTCAGCCGGCAATGACCACGCTGCGCTATGACGCCGCCAGCGGTCGTTATGAAATGGACGAAACCTATTTAAAGCGTCTGCGCGCTGATTTAGCACGGAACTCCGCCTTGCTCAAGACGCAGCTTGGCAGCAAGCCACGCGTCATGGTCTGGCCTTACGGTGAATACAATCGCCACGCGCAGGAACTGGCTGTGGAAGCCGGTATGCCCATCACCCTCACCCTGGATGTGGGCAAGAACGACCCTCAAGCACTCGGCGCGGTGCGCCGGGTGCTGATTCTTGATAACCCGTCGCTCGCCGACTTTGTCTGGCAGATGCGCAACCCCCAGTGGCAAAAGCCGCCTCCGATCCGGGTCGTTCATGTCGATCTGGACTATGTGTACGACCCTGATCCCGCGCAGCAAGAAACCAACCTTGGCCTGCTGCTTGACCGCATTCAGAAACTCGGTGTCAACACCGTTTACCTGCAGGCCTTTGCCGATCCCGACGGCGACGGTGTTGCCGATGCCCTCTATTTCCCTAACCGTCATCTGCCCCTGCGCGCCGATCTCTTCAACCGCGTCGCCTGGCAACTACGGGTGCGCACCGGGGTGCAGGTTTATGCCTGGATGCCGGTGCTGGCCTTCACTCTGGGCGATGAAGCCGATCAGGTATTGGCCTGGTCCGAGGACAACAGTGTGTCGCCCGATCCTCACCAGTATCGCCGCCTGTCGCCTTTTTCTCCACGCGCCAGACAATTGGCCGCCGAGCTTTACGAAGATCTGGCCAAGCATGCCGCCTTTGCCGGATTGCTGTTTCACGACGACGCATTGCTCTCTGATTTCGAGGATGCAAACCCTGCATCCCTGACCGCTTATCAGGCGGCCGGACTACCCGGTGACATCGGCGCAATCCGTACCGATGAGGCGCACAAACGCGTCTGGACGCGTTTGAAAGGTGAGGCGTTGCACGATTTCACCGCCCATCTCGCCGAGCGGGTGCGCACCTGGCGGCCCGCCGTCAAGACGGCGCGCAATCACTATGCACGACCGGTACTGGAGCGGGACAGCGAGGCCTGGTTCGCCCAGAGCCTGCCGCGCTTTCTTGAGAAGTATGATTACACCGCCGTCATGGCCATGCCCTACATGGAAGGGGCCGAAGATCCCGATGCCTGGCTGCACACCATTGTCCAGAGCGTCGCCAAGGTACCCGGCGGCTTGGACAAGGCGGTCTTTGAGTTGCAAAGCGTCGATTGGCGCAGGAGCAACGAAGCCATTCCCGGCAGCGTTCTGGCGCAGCAGATGCGTCTGCTGACTCGCGAGGGCGCCCGGCATTACGGTTATTATCCCGACAATTTCTTCCACAACCAGCCGCGGGCGGAGGATTTGATGCCGATCATGTCCTTACGCACCTACCCCTATCTGCCATGA
- the pgaA gene encoding poly-beta-1,6 N-acetyl-D-glucosamine export porin PgaA, whose translation MSRDDQELNKPRRGCLLVCLTLLLMLVGLPAGASLAASAAAQERAVSLARAGEFNEALEILGELHRKSPDSQAVTYDYLAVLGWAGRDGEAVALAEGLTLDLAPAYVLEAVGKALRNTRRFEEATTLYDLALARFPAHRDFIEGHVYALAEAGEFAAADERIARLRAHYPRELWPLRLDAYVATLRGDFLAVLDRNQRILTLAPEDSAALRGRILSLEALGATHRAQLYAEQHPHLLSREERLRLHTRSAAQQVRWGSLEPESEEKRFAETDRALALIEKNLAELDVKDPVARPFVFQARFDRVVALRDRVHMAEAIAEYESLADEGITPPAYALQAAAEAYLYLQKPEVARDLYLRVLAEEPQNFEAGLGLFYAYIETEDFPSAYDLIDRMQAKQPVWRLGRGVGANRERLDAEVAAGLARVLADDLTEGQRRFTTMHATAPHNPDLVRELANIYGARGWPRLSQQTYADGLDIEPGHPGLQMGHAATRLDLREYDEAQTEIADLYRRFPENRQVQRLQLLWDIHELRELRTEAAYADSSGAEPSSQELRLSSTLFSSPFLTHYRAFVSGFWSRADFPEGRGIYQRYGGGLEYRGRDLIASLTASANHSDGSDLGLAFSGTWYRDDHWSFPFALEIFSADTPLRALRNGVDADAARLGVDYRQSELRSMGLGGQTMDFSDGNQTGRMSAYWRERLVTRPHYKLDGVVDLYASTNRRDDVPYFSPEQDFSAELTFDNDWLLYRRYSRTFGHRLALSGGGYWQKGFGTNPVGAILYEHNWQADYRFSLSYGAVLSRRVYDGDGETGVEYYLRLGWRL comes from the coding sequence ATGAGCAGAGATGATCAAGAATTGAATAAGCCGAGACGAGGATGTTTACTGGTGTGCCTGACCTTGCTGCTGATGCTTGTCGGGCTGCCCGCCGGCGCCTCTCTCGCGGCTTCCGCCGCGGCACAGGAGCGGGCCGTTTCCCTGGCGCGCGCCGGGGAATTCAACGAAGCGCTTGAGATTCTCGGCGAACTCCATCGAAAGTCTCCCGACAGCCAGGCGGTTACTTATGATTATCTGGCCGTGCTCGGTTGGGCAGGCCGGGATGGGGAGGCTGTTGCTCTTGCCGAGGGCCTGACGCTGGATTTGGCGCCGGCTTATGTGCTGGAAGCTGTCGGTAAAGCCCTGCGCAACACCCGGCGATTTGAGGAAGCGACCACCCTTTATGACCTGGCGTTGGCGCGCTTCCCCGCCCATCGCGATTTCATCGAGGGGCATGTCTATGCTCTCGCCGAAGCGGGCGAATTCGCGGCAGCCGATGAGCGCATCGCACGGCTACGCGCGCATTATCCCCGTGAGCTCTGGCCTCTGCGCCTTGATGCCTATGTGGCGACTCTGCGTGGTGATTTCCTGGCTGTGCTCGACCGTAACCAGCGTATTTTGACGCTGGCTCCCGAGGACTCCGCCGCCTTGCGCGGGCGCATCCTCTCCCTCGAAGCCCTGGGCGCCACCCATCGCGCGCAGTTGTATGCCGAACAGCACCCACACCTCTTGAGTCGCGAGGAACGGTTGCGACTGCATACCAGAAGCGCCGCCCAACAGGTACGATGGGGAAGCCTGGAACCCGAGTCAGAAGAGAAGCGCTTTGCCGAAACCGATCGGGCCCTGGCGTTGATTGAAAAGAATCTCGCCGAACTTGACGTCAAGGATCCAGTGGCGCGACCCTTTGTGTTCCAGGCGCGCTTTGATCGAGTGGTGGCACTGCGCGATCGGGTGCATATGGCTGAGGCTATCGCTGAATACGAAAGCCTGGCCGACGAAGGTATTACTCCTCCGGCCTATGCGCTGCAGGCCGCCGCCGAGGCCTATCTGTACCTGCAAAAACCTGAGGTGGCGCGCGATCTCTACCTGCGGGTGCTCGCTGAAGAGCCACAGAACTTTGAAGCCGGCCTCGGTCTGTTCTACGCCTACATCGAAACGGAGGATTTCCCCAGCGCCTACGACCTGATCGATCGGATGCAGGCTAAACAGCCTGTGTGGCGCCTGGGACGAGGAGTCGGTGCCAATCGCGAACGGCTCGACGCAGAAGTCGCCGCCGGTTTGGCGCGAGTATTAGCCGATGACCTAACCGAAGGGCAACGACGTTTTACTACCATGCACGCCACCGCGCCGCACAACCCCGACCTGGTGCGTGAGTTGGCCAATATTTACGGCGCAAGGGGCTGGCCGCGCCTTTCCCAACAGACCTACGCCGATGGCCTCGACATCGAGCCCGGCCATCCCGGTCTGCAAATGGGACATGCCGCCACGCGACTCGATCTGCGCGAGTATGACGAAGCCCAAACCGAAATTGCCGATCTTTACCGTCGCTTTCCCGAAAACCGTCAGGTACAGCGACTACAGCTTCTGTGGGACATCCACGAACTGCGCGAACTGCGCACCGAAGCCGCCTATGCCGACAGCAGCGGTGCCGAGCCTTCCAGCCAGGAACTGCGCCTGAGCAGCACTCTATTCTCCTCGCCCTTTCTCACCCACTACCGGGCCTTCGTCTCCGGCTTCTGGAGTCGGGCCGATTTCCCCGAAGGCCGGGGCATCTACCAGCGTTACGGGGGTGGTTTGGAATATCGCGGCCGCGACCTGATCGCCAGCCTAACGGCCAGCGCCAATCATAGTGACGGCAGCGATCTCGGACTGGCCTTCTCCGGAACCTGGTATCGCGACGATCACTGGTCATTCCCCTTCGCCCTCGAAATATTCAGCGCCGATACTCCGCTGCGCGCCCTGCGCAATGGCGTCGACGCCGATGCCGCGCGTCTGGGGGTTGATTATCGCCAAAGCGAACTGCGCAGCATGGGCCTGGGCGGGCAAACCATGGATTTCAGTGACGGCAACCAGACTGGCCGCATGAGCGCCTACTGGCGTGAGCGCCTGGTGACTAGGCCCCATTACAAGCTCGATGGCGTGGTGGATCTCTACGCGTCAACCAATCGGCGCGACGATGTTCCCTATTTCAGCCCCGAGCAGGATTTTTCCGCCGAACTGACCTTCGACAACGACTGGCTGCTATATCGGCGCTACAGTCGCACCTTCGGTCATCGCCTGGCACTGTCGGGCGGCGGCTACTGGCAGAAGGGTTTTGGCACCAATCCGGTGGGGGCCATACTCTACGAACACAACTGGCAGGCGGATTATCGCTTCAGTCTCAGCTACGGCGCGGTGCTGAGCCGCCGTGTCTATGACGGCGACGGCGAAACGGGTGTCGAGTATTACCTGCGCCTGGGTTGGAGACTCTGA
- the pgaC gene encoding poly-beta-1,6 N-acetyl-D-glucosamine synthase, translating into MMLTYLEQVRGALLAFLFFYPLFMAYFWMIGAIYYYWRHERNQGGYQNEPKLREYPGVSLVVPCHNEGDNVRETIVALLNQTYPDFDIIAVNDGSNDDTGAILDELADQHPRLRVLHFTQNQGKAMGLRMAALTSPHEFLICIDGDALLDPHATTWIMSHFVNGARVGAVTGNPRIRNRSTLLGKVQVGEFSAIIGMIKRAQRIYGRVFTVSGVVSGFRKSALHEVGFWSLDKVTEDIDISWKLQLNYQDIRFEPNALCWILMPETLRGLWKQRLRWAQGGYEVLLANIGGLFNWKKRRMWPVVLEFAVSVIWSYSMLAVVVLWSLSFFMPLPEYLELPSMVPHWPGVVLGLTCLLQFAVSLRIDSRYEKGLGRCYYWMIWYPLAFWLINLLASIVGLPKALFKPRGRRATWVSPDRGVAQSGEGVAP; encoded by the coding sequence ATGATGCTCACCTATCTCGAACAGGTCCGAGGCGCGCTACTGGCCTTTTTGTTTTTCTATCCGCTGTTCATGGCCTATTTCTGGATGATCGGCGCCATTTATTACTATTGGCGCCACGAGCGCAACCAGGGCGGTTACCAGAACGAACCCAAACTGCGCGAATATCCCGGAGTGTCCCTGGTGGTGCCCTGCCACAACGAGGGCGATAACGTGCGCGAGACGATTGTCGCGCTGCTCAACCAGACCTATCCCGACTTCGACATCATCGCCGTCAACGACGGCAGCAATGACGACACGGGGGCAATCCTCGACGAGTTGGCCGATCAGCATCCGCGCCTGCGCGTGCTGCATTTCACCCAGAATCAGGGCAAGGCCATGGGGCTGCGCATGGCGGCCCTGACATCACCCCACGAGTTTTTAATCTGCATCGACGGCGATGCCTTGCTCGATCCCCACGCCACCACCTGGATCATGAGTCACTTCGTCAACGGCGCACGGGTCGGCGCAGTGACCGGCAATCCTCGCATCCGCAACCGCTCGACCTTGCTCGGCAAGGTGCAGGTCGGCGAATTTTCGGCGATCATCGGCATGATTAAGCGCGCCCAGCGCATCTACGGACGCGTCTTTACCGTTTCGGGAGTGGTGTCGGGTTTTCGCAAATCGGCGCTGCACGAAGTGGGGTTCTGGAGCCTTGACAAGGTGACCGAGGATATCGACATCAGCTGGAAACTTCAGCTCAATTACCAGGACATCCGCTTTGAGCCCAACGCCCTGTGCTGGATTCTCATGCCCGAGACGCTGCGCGGTTTGTGGAAGCAGCGGCTGCGTTGGGCACAGGGCGGCTACGAGGTGCTGCTCGCCAATATCGGTGGCCTGTTCAACTGGAAAAAACGGCGCATGTGGCCGGTGGTTCTCGAATTCGCCGTCAGTGTCATCTGGAGCTACAGCATGCTGGCAGTGGTGGTGCTCTGGAGCCTGAGTTTTTTCATGCCCCTGCCCGAATATCTGGAGCTGCCCTCCATGGTGCCTCACTGGCCCGGGGTGGTGCTCGGACTGACCTGTCTGCTGCAATTCGCTGTGAGTCTGCGTATTGATTCACGCTATGAAAAGGGTCTGGGGCGCTGTTACTACTGGATGATCTGGTATCCCCTGGCTTTCTGGTTGATCAATCTGCTGGCCTCCATCGTCGGGCTGCCCAAAGCCTTGTTCAAGCCGCGTGGACGCCGCGCCACCTGGGTCAGTCCCGATCGCGGCGTTGCTCAAAGTGGTGAAGGAGTCGCCCCATGA